A genomic window from Parasteatoda tepidariorum isolate YZ-2023 chromosome 10, CAS_Ptep_4.0, whole genome shotgun sequence includes:
- the LOC107447811 gene encoding probable glutamate receptor has protein sequence MVPYFPSKLRLAVLPVTKAIEVTRIDNTTTISGLEGEFIKLLARALNFEYEIIIPPGDFGEMDASGNWTGMTGMLQRNEVDMGFCHLDVTYERSKVVDSSVPHYQLEKTFMMNYAPFISKTSAFTFPFSTLTWFLFFIALLSVSVIFRTLISPKDSIISVFFNLWGSSFGQGINYNPRSMSRRIPLGIWLLYSYVLILCYSSVLLSVLTSPIRMKQIKDFKDLYLAVREGKMKCLSAGQSNGVNNLIKSDAPYLKGLGEYIKKNGWFYYSLDFDKIPENVAILGTPDLFRVAIGPPEKYFYSKDNYANIHIGVGIRKTFCCKERFDTIVLRILSGGLYKKFRDDVLFKIDLQRNFNIDYSPSTIISPLGLSNLNGVFIIIGIGWTAGIIVLIMEIIYSRWLRSKHH, from the coding sequence ATGGTGCCATATTTTCCCTCGAAACTTAGATTAGCAGTTCTACCCGTGACCAAAGCCATTGAAGTTACAAGAATCGACAACACTACCACTATTTCGGGACTTGAAGgagaatttataaaactattggcGCGTGCATTAAATTTCGAATATGAGATTATTATTCCCCCTGGTGATTTCGGGGAAATGGATGCATCCGGAAACTGGACTGGAATGACAGGAATGCTGCAAAGGAATGAAGTTGATATGGGATTCTGCCATTTAGATGTTACCTATGAGCGTTCAAAAGTTGTAGACTCCAGTGTACCTCACTACCAACTTGAAAAAACGTTTATGATGAATTATGCTCCGTTCATATCAAAAACATCAGCATTCACGTTTCCTTTCAGCACACTCACAtggtttttattctttattgcaCTGCTCTCTGTGTCAGTGATATTTCGAACTTTGATTTCGCCAAAAGATTCCATTATTTCCGTTTTCTTCAATTTGTGGGGATCTTCTTTCGGACAAGGAATAAACTACAACCCTCGCTCCATGTCCAGGCGGATACCACTTGGAATTTGGCTCCTTTATTCATACGTGCTAATTTTGTGTTACAGCTCAGTCCTGTTATCAGTTTTGACATCTCCCATcagaatgaaacaaataaaagatttcaagGATCTCTATCTCGCAGTCAGAGAGGGGAAAATGAAGTGTCTATCTGCGGGGCAATCTAATGgagtaaataatttgataaaaagcgATGCACCTTATTTAAAAGGATTAGGggaatacattaaaaagaatgGCTGGTTTTACTATTCCCTTGACTTTgacaaaattccggaaaatgtAGCAATACTTGGTACACCTGATCTATTTCGTGTGGCTATTGGGCCACCTGAAAAGTACTTTTATTCGAAGGACAATTATGCAAATATTCATATCGGGGTTGGAATCAGGAAAACATTTTGCTGCAAAGAGCGATTCGATACAATCGTACTACGAATTTTAAGTGGTGGCTTATATAAGAAATTTAGAGATGATGTCCTCTTTAAAATcgatttacaaagaaattttaacatagaCTATTCTCCAAGCACAATAATATCACCTTTAGGGTTGTCAAATTTAAATGGAGTGTTTATTATAATTGGTATTGGCTGGACTGCAGgtattatagttttaataatggAAATCATCTACAGTCGATGGTTACGTTCAAAACATCACTAA